In the genome of Polaribacter sp. MED152, one region contains:
- a CDS encoding efflux RND transporter periplasmic adaptor subunit → MRKVILAILGVAFIAGAVLLGNYFIDKNQKPRPTFKKSVKTVFVKEVINEEVPIILTANGNLQAKNKIDVFSEVQGVLNAGYKAFKPGTKYNKGEILLSINSDEFNASLKSQKSNLFNLITSILPDIRLDYTSEFKKWETYLQNFDINKTIAKLPEFATDKEKYFISGRGILTAYYNVKNLEVRLYKHQIRAPFTGVLTEALVTPGTLIRSGQKLGEFIDTDIYEMEVSVSAEFADLLKVGNTVKLNNLNKSKNYKGKVIRVNGRIDQVSQTITAYIDVKHPDLKEGMFLEANLEAKSESDAIEISRKLLVDNSAVYTVKNDSVLTLSTIEPVYFGAEKVIVKGLENGDKILTQNLPGAFDGMIVKTESKK, encoded by the coding sequence ATGAGAAAAGTAATTTTGGCTATTTTAGGTGTAGCATTTATTGCTGGCGCTGTTTTATTAGGTAATTATTTTATCGATAAAAATCAAAAACCAAGACCAACCTTTAAAAAAAGTGTAAAAACTGTTTTTGTTAAGGAAGTTATCAACGAAGAAGTTCCTATAATTTTAACGGCAAATGGTAACCTACAAGCAAAGAATAAAATAGATGTCTTTTCTGAAGTACAGGGTGTATTAAATGCCGGTTATAAGGCGTTTAAGCCAGGAACAAAATATAATAAAGGCGAAATATTATTAAGCATAAATAGTGATGAGTTTAATGCAAGTTTAAAATCACAAAAAAGTAATTTATTCAATTTAATTACTTCTATACTTCCAGATATACGTTTAGATTATACATCAGAATTTAAAAAATGGGAAACGTATTTGCAGAATTTTGATATCAATAAAACCATTGCAAAATTACCTGAGTTTGCTACAGATAAAGAAAAGTACTTTATTTCTGGTAGAGGAATTTTAACAGCGTATTACAATGTAAAAAACTTAGAAGTTCGTTTGTACAAACATCAAATTAGAGCCCCATTTACAGGTGTTTTAACTGAGGCTTTAGTTACCCCAGGAACTTTAATTAGATCAGGTCAAAAATTGGGTGAGTTTATAGATACAGATATTTATGAAATGGAAGTTTCTGTAAGTGCAGAGTTCGCAGATTTATTAAAAGTAGGTAATACTGTAAAGTTGAATAACCTAAACAAGTCTAAAAATTACAAGGGCAAAGTAATTCGTGTTAATGGTAGAATTGATCAAGTTTCTCAAACCATTACAGCGTATATTGATGTTAAGCATCCAGATTTAAAAGAAGGTATGTTTTTAGAGGCGAATTTAGAGGCAAAATCAGAGTCTGATGCCATTGAGATTTCCAGAAAATTATTGGTAGATAATAGCGCAGTTTATACTGTCAAAAATGATAGTGTATTAACATTATCAACGATAGAACCAGTTTATTTTGGTGCAGAAAAGGTGATTGTAAAAGGTTTAGAAAATGGCGATAAGATTTTAACTCAAAATTTACCTGGTGCTTTTGATGGAATGATTGTAAAAACAGAATCTAAAAAGTAA